Below is a genomic region from Streptococcus salivarius.
TCCACCCCCATAAGAACAAATGAACCATAGGTCAAGTAAAGCAAGTCAATCAAAGCATCCACCTGACCAACCATCGTTGACTCTGAGTGCTCTTTAGAACTAACTTTGAGGGCTGCCTTATCAAGAGCAGCATGCAAATCCAGAACAGCCTGACCAAAGACACGCTTGTCCCCACCTGATGAAGCATAAAGGAATTCGACAATTTCTTCCAACTTGAAGTCCGCACGGTGACCAGCTTCCTCGATACCGTAAACACGAGGCATGTCGTTAGTTGAGCCATCCATCAAATGGTGGAAATCCTTAACCTTGTTGAAGTTGTCATCATCACTGGTAAATGAATTTTCTGTCTCAAAATGAATCAAACCGTAGTGTGACAAGGCTTTGGCAATCCCATTTTGGTTATTAGTATCAGTGACATGGGTAGCCTGGTCTTTCAGCTCGTCTTCACCATTACCCATGGCAACACCAATGCCGACGCCAGACAGCATTTCTAGGTCATTTTCCGAATCCCCAAAGGCCATAACCTCACTGAGTTCGAAACCAAAAACCTCACCTAGATGAGCGATACCTTTCAACTTAGATTGGTCCGCTGAAATAATATCGGCTGAATAAGGGCTTGAACGGGTAATCTTCACATGAGGAAACTTTTCTTCAATATCTTGTGTTTCCCCCACCGTCGCTACCATAACCACCTGATAAATAGGCTCACGCATGATAGTCTTAAGAGTCTCAATACTTTGTGGCTTGAAACGACGAATCAAAGACTTGAAACTACGTTCCACCATCTTAGCCCAGGACTTAGGGACAATACGGCTAACGATTTGCCCAAACTTACTCGTTCCCATACTAATAATATTGGAACCAACAAGACCTGTGCTAGTCCCTAGAGAAATCTCTCTACGGTGCTTGGTGGCATAGCGAATCAAGTTGTAGACTGTTGATTTAGGGAGCTGATTTTGATACAGTACCTTGTCATGAGTCAAAATATATTGACCATTATAAGTGACTGCAAAATCCAGACCCAGATTGTCCATGAAAGGCTGAACAAATCCTGGCCCACGACCTGTTGCCAAACCAACTAAGATACCATCTTCCTTCATTTGACTGATAGCTTTTTTAGTCGAACTTGACACACGTTTTCGGTCATTTAGAAAAGTCCCATCAATATCAAAAAAGACTGCTTTAATGGCCACAGAGCTCCCCTCCTTCTAACATTTTATGCTAAAATAAATTATAACACATAATACAATGGTGAGTAATATAAATGAAAAAAAAAATCCTAGTCCTTCACACTGGAGGAACAATTTCCATGTCAGCAGATAATGATGGCAAGGTCAGTCAAAACGATGATAATCCCATGAACCATGTGGGACTTGATTTAGACAATTTAGAACTAACCGTTCTCGATTTTCTTAATATCCCTAGCCCACATATCACACCCTACCACATGCTGGATATTTACAAAAAAATCAAGGAAACAGCTGGGCAATATGATGGGGTGGTCATCACTCATGGGACAGATACTCTGGAAGAGACAGCCTACTTCCTAGACACCATGGCCGTTCCTGAAATTCCAATCGTTTTAACTGGTGCCATGCGTTCGTCGAACGAACTAGGTAGCGACGGAGTCTATAACTATCTCTCAGCTCTACGCGTTGCTAGCGACGA
It encodes:
- a CDS encoding Cof-type HAD-IIB family hydrolase, translating into MAIKAVFFDIDGTFLNDRKRVSSSTKKAISQMKEDGILVGLATGRGPGFVQPFMDNLGLDFAVTYNGQYILTHDKVLYQNQLPKSTVYNLIRYATKHRREISLGTSTGLVGSNIISMGTSKFGQIVSRIVPKSWAKMVERSFKSLIRRFKPQSIETLKTIMREPIYQVVMVATVGETQDIEEKFPHVKITRSSPYSADIISADQSKLKGIAHLGEVFGFELSEVMAFGDSENDLEMLSGVGIGVAMGNGEDELKDQATHVTDTNNQNGIAKALSHYGLIHFETENSFTSDDDNFNKVKDFHHLMDGSTNDMPRVYGIEEAGHRADFKLEEIVEFLYASSGGDKRVFGQAVLDLHAALDKAALKVSSKEHSESTMVGQVDALIDLLYLTYGSFVLMGVDPKPFFDTVHEANMGKIFPDGKAHFDPVTHKILKPSDWEERFAPEPHIKRELDRQIQKSLQRNR